The region ACCTCGGAACATAGGTTGAGTATCTCCTCAAGCTCCCCAAACTGCTCTCTCCTTCCCGAAGTTTCAGGCCTCAAAATCACGCCCATTTCTGCAACAGCGTCAGAAACTTCAACCAGAGCGTCCCTGATTCTCCTGTAGGCCTCATCTCTCGGCCTCCTCATGTAGTATCCGGGATGAAAAACTATGCTTCTGGCACCCATCAGGCTACCGATCCTTGCCGAGTCCATGAGCCTCTGAAGACTCTGCCTCACCTTAACCTCGCTGTCCGCATTGAGGTTAATGTAATAGGGGGCATGAACACTCAGCCTTATGCCAAGTGACTCTGCCAGCAGGCCTACATTTCTGGCAGTGTCATCTCTCATCCTCACTCCCCTGACAAACTGGACCTCCATGCAATCCAGCCCAAGCTCTTTGATGGCTTTGATTCCATCCAGGGTGCTTCTCCCTGCAGAGGTGTTTGGCACACCGGCAGTTCCGAAAAACATCACTCACATAATGGTCGGGAAAATTAAAAAATTTTACAGGTTCACTCATCAAGCACAAATTTCGTGCCATAGTAGATTATTCCATCCTCCCCTTCTTCACCGTACTTTCTGAAGACTGCCCTAACCCTCGACCCTATTTCGACCCTTTCAGGGTCCTCAACAATCTGGGCAGTAACTCTGGCACCGCTGTCAAGCTCCACAATTCCAACCACATAGGGCTTCATCAGCTTGCTGCTTTCAGGCACATCGTGGATTACGGTGTAGGTCACCACCCTGCCCCTTTCACCAAGCTCAACCTCGACCATCCTGCTCTTTCTTCTGCACTCCGGGCAGATGTTTCTGGGAGGATAGTAAATGCTGCCACAGTTCTCACATTTCGTCCCCACGAGGTTGTACCGGTACTTTATCTTCCTCCAGAATCTGGGAAGCATGATTTTCACCTCCTGAATACAGAAGTCACGGCTGTTGCTCCTGTACCTCCAATATTCACGGCCATGCCAGTCTCAGCATCAACCTGTCTCTTTCCAGCATCCCCTCTCAGCTGATAGACTATTTCCACGGCCTGCCTTATTCCAGTGGCACCCACAGCATGCCCGCAGGCTTTCAACCCTCCAGAAGGGTTCACCGGGTTGCTTCCTCCAAGCTCAACCACGCCCTCTCTGATGGCCTCATGACCCTTGCCCCTCTCAGCGATGCCCACGTTCTCATAGAGGAGCATCTCAGCAATTGTAAACGAGTCGTGAAGCTCGAAAACACCCACATCGTCAAGGCTGCAGCCAGCAAGCTTCAGTGCCTTTCTTGTAGCTGTTTTAACTGCCCTCATTTCAAGGATGTCCCTCCGGTTCTGCAGTGCAAGGTAATCGCTGGACTGAACAACCGCATCAAGAAATACGGGCGTATCCGTGTACTTCCTGGCCACATCCTCACTCGCAAGTATCAGAACGGCGGCTCCATCACTTATCGGTGCTGAATCGAGAACCTTGAGCGGTTCGGCAACGTATGGTGAATTGAGAACGCTTTCAACAGTGATTTCTCTTCTGAACTGTGCTTTGGGATTGTTTACGGCATTTTTATGATTCTTAACACTTATTCTGGCGAGGTCTTCCTCACTGCTGCCATACTCGTGCATGTGGAGTCTTGCCATCATTGCAAACAGCCCTGCAAGGGTTGCACCGTTGAACGCCTCCCATTCCTTGTCTATGGATGAATCCATTATTTCACTCGACGAGCCGACATCCGTAACCTTCTCCACCCCCGCAGCGATGACAATATCGTGAATACCCGACGCAACGGCTATGTACGCCTCCTTCAGAGCAACTCCACCGCTCGCATCACCTGCTTCGACCCTTATTGCAGGAATGTTGATGGACGCAAGGCCCGAATAATCTGCGATGAGGGCCGAAACGTGCTCCTGAGCTATGAATCTTCCGGCACTCATGTTCCCCACATACATCGCCTCGATCTCCCTGCCTTCAAGATTTGCATCTTCGAGAGCCTCAAGCCCTGCGGAGATCACAATATCCCTGAAGCTCATGTTCCAGAGCTCTCCAAATCTCGACATTCCGGCCCCTATGACCGCCACTCTCTTCAATTTCATCACCCCATCCTTATCTTCCTTCTCAGCTTCGCATACGTGCCGTAGTCTATGTAAACTCCTTTTCTTATCTTCTCCCAGACCTCAGGCTTTCTTTCGATGCTTTCAATGTTGTCGGTAATCTCAAAAACGAATGCGTCGCTGCCTGCTCCACTTCCGAATGAAACAAGGAGGATCCTGTCTCCAGGCTTCGCGATATCGAGAACTGCAGAAAAACCGAGCAGAGATGAGCCGGAGTAGGTGTTACCTATGTATCTGACCACAAGACCCTGCTCTATCTGTTTTCCGGTAAAGCCCAGCATCCTCGCCACCCTGACAGGAAACTTTCCGTTGGGCATGTGGAAAACCGCATAGCTGAAATCCTCTGGCGATAACCCATTCCTTTCCATGATGCGCTTTGCAGCGGTTGATACATGCCTGAAGTACGCCGGCTCTCCTGTGAACCTTCCCCCATGACTCGGATAGGGCTGCCCCTCCCTTCTCCAGAAGTCGGGGGTGTCGGTGGTAAAGCTGAGTGTGTCCTTAAGCTCGGCTATAACGTTATCTTTTCCGACCAGAAAAGCAGCACCTCCCGCTGCTGCTGAGTATTCCAAAGGGTCGCCGGGGGCGCCCTGGCTCGTGTCCGTACCGATGGCCAGACCGTACCTTATCATTCCCGCGTTCACCATGGCAACACAGTTCTGGATTCCTGCAGTTCCTGCCTTACAGGCAAATTCAAGGTCCGCGGCGTGGAAAAAGCTGTTCAAATTCAGTGCCTCACCAACTATTGTTGCAGTGGGCTTTACAGCATAGGGGTGACTTTCGGAGCCCACAAAAACCGCTCCAATGTAATTTCGGTCGATATCTGCTCTTCTCACTGCTTCCCTTGCACACTCAACGGCTATTGTGGCCGCATCCTCATCTATGCTGGGAACGCTCTTTTCATAAACTCCAAGGCCGTTCTTTATCGTTTCAGGATTTTCACCCCAGATTCTCGCTATTTCCTCGACCTTTATTCTGAATTTTGGAATGTACGTCCCG is a window of Geoglobus acetivorans DNA encoding:
- a CDS encoding OB-fold domain-containing protein — encoded protein: MLPRFWRKIKYRYNLVGTKCENCGSIYYPPRNICPECRRKSRMVEVELGERGRVVTYTVIHDVPESSKLMKPYVVGIVELDSGARVTAQIVEDPERVEIGSRVRAVFRKYGEEGEDGIIYYGTKFVLDE
- a CDS encoding thiolase domain-containing protein, whose translation is MKRVAVIGAGMSRFGELWNMSFRDIVISAGLEALEDANLEGREIEAMYVGNMSAGRFIAQEHVSALIADYSGLASINIPAIRVEAGDASGGVALKEAYIAVASGIHDIVIAAGVEKVTDVGSSSEIMDSSIDKEWEAFNGATLAGLFAMMARLHMHEYGSSEEDLARISVKNHKNAVNNPKAQFRREITVESVLNSPYVAEPLKVLDSAPISDGAAVLILASEDVARKYTDTPVFLDAVVQSSDYLALQNRRDILEMRAVKTATRKALKLAGCSLDDVGVFELHDSFTIAEMLLYENVGIAERGKGHEAIREGVVELGGSNPVNPSGGLKACGHAVGATGIRQAVEIVYQLRGDAGKRQVDAETGMAVNIGGTGATAVTSVFRR
- a CDS encoding TIM barrel protein, with the protein product MFFGTAGVPNTSAGRSTLDGIKAIKELGLDCMEVQFVRGVRMRDDTARNVGLLAESLGIRLSVHAPYYINLNADSEVKVRQSLQRLMDSARIGSLMGARSIVFHPGYYMRRPRDEAYRRIRDALVEVSDAVAEMGVILRPETSGRREQFGELEEILNLCSEVENTLPCIDISHIHARTMAYNSYEEFSELLEVVESLLGKEAIRNLHVHVSGIDYGAKGEVRHLNLRESDFKYVEFLKALKDFSAGGLVVCESPNLEEDAAMLKELYSQL
- a CDS encoding hydroxymethylglutaryl-CoA synthase, encoding MVGLVSYGTYIPKFRIKVEEIARIWGENPETIKNGLGVYEKSVPSIDEDAATIAVECAREAVRRADIDRNYIGAVFVGSESHPYAVKPTATIVGEALNLNSFFHAADLEFACKAGTAGIQNCVAMVNAGMIRYGLAIGTDTSQGAPGDPLEYSAAAGGAAFLVGKDNVIAELKDTLSFTTDTPDFWRREGQPYPSHGGRFTGEPAYFRHVSTAAKRIMERNGLSPEDFSYAVFHMPNGKFPVRVARMLGFTGKQIEQGLVVRYIGNTYSGSSLLGFSAVLDIAKPGDRILLVSFGSGAGSDAFVFEITDNIESIERKPEVWEKIRKGVYIDYGTYAKLRRKIRMG